Below is a window of Patescibacteria group bacterium DNA.
CGGTTGGAATGCCTTTGAGTGAAATAATAATCCAGTTGGGCCATACCCATGCGGCAAGCAGGATGATGAATAACCCCACCACAGTGCCGGTTACCATCTTTTTGCCTTTTTCCACCTCTTCTGCCTTGCCTTGAGACATAAGAAGGCTAAATCCCCCGTAAATAAACAACGCAAGCGCAATAGCACCACAGAGCGACAGTAAAAACCTCACCCCTTTGCTTGCGATGAGTAAAAGGTCGCACAGCGAACATGCGCCGCATGTAAAACAGTCAGTAGCTACTGCCTCTTTGGAAAAAAAGCTGTACGCCTGCGCAGAAAAAACGGAGTAACTAAACACTCCAACAATTATTAATAAGATGATAAGTATTGGTTTTCTTAAACTAGGCATAAATTAACGAAACCGCCCCTCAAGTCCCCTCCTTGCTAAGAGCCTGTCCCGAGCTTGACGCGGGAAGGGGATGGGGAGGTATCTCCTTAGTAAAAAAGATTGTCGTGCCAGAGGCAGATCAGCCCATGGCTGAAAATTCCGATACGATAAATTAAATCCTAAAGAGCCGCCTCATGGGGTGATAACTTCATTATCTCCAGAATTTTGCCCACCTACCGTATATACGCCTGGCGGACAATGCGATGACTGATGGGTTCCAAGATCCTGGCCTGACTCAAAATGCCACCACTCTTCGCAAAACCGATCTAAGCCCACTTCATTCATCTTCGCTTGGAACTCCTTGACCACGGGACCCGTGGGCGGGGTGCCGCTAGGCGGTGTGTAAGCTCTGGTAAGCATATTGCATGCGGCGTCATTAATTACCCCTGAAGGTAAAATGCCGCTTGATATTTCAAGGCACACGTCTACCGCATACCCTGCCTGGTGCGGCGCGTCGCATGAAGGCACTGCCGCTTTATTGCAACCTGTACAACTATACGGACAACTGGGAGGGGTAGGTACGCTGTAATCATAGCACCCTCGCAAGCCAGCCTGGTTCGCCATGGAGCGGTACGCCGAATTGATGACAAGCGTGAATTTCACATTCGAGCTTTTCCAACTATTTTCTCCTTTAAGCCAATCTTCAAGCTTTTTATTATTAAGTTTCGCTATCACTTGAGACATAAGCCGCGGCGGCTGTTCCACCTGGCTATTATCAACGCGGATAGGTGCCTTGGGGAATACTGTGGGGTCCGCGATCGATAGAAAATTAGGCGACGATTCTGTCTTGGTGCACGCCTGCGGGCCGAAATTCATATTCACATTAGTCGCTTGCGATTTTACGTCTTCCAGAGTGCTCAATGCGGTATCAAACTCCACAAGACGCGGGTTGATGGTGTAAAAGAGCAGATAAGAGGTAAGCGCGATGATGAGCCCGGTGATGGCGCCCATGATGGTGCTTTTCGCGCTCGTGATTTTTTCAGGCGACCCGCCTGCCATGAGGTACTGGAACCCGCCGATCATGATGCCAATCACCGCAAGAAGCCCTATGGACGCGATGATGAAATAATAAAGGCCGGCAATGTACTCGCCAATTGTTTTACTGCTCAAGTCAATGCTCCTCCCCGCGACAAAATCCGTGCCGGGAATAGATATTTGGGGTTTAAATTTAATTGCTTCGCGCGGTTTAGGTTCAATATACACTTTCAATTCGCCGCCGCCGGAAGGAACAAACGCCTGCACCGATTGTTTCACGTCCGGACACGCGCACTGGCCTGGATCTTGGTAATTGCACGCATAGTATAAGCCATTCTGGGTTTTAACGCCTTTCACGGTTATCTCCCCTTTTACGGAACCTGCACTTACTATATTCTGCTTAGCTCCAGTATACGATTCATAAATCAACGTTTGCCCACATTCACCTGGTTGGAGACCGCTAAAACAAATGTTTTTAACCTTATCATCTGTCTTTACGTTTTGCCCTAATAGAGCATTACTTTCAGCCGCTTGCGGATCATTAAGCTGGCACACGCAACACTGCGCGCTGGCAGCAAGGGGGAAAAAATGGATACCAACAATGCCTGTTATGAAAATTATTGAGAGAATTACCTTCTGTATCCTTAAACGGCAATATAACATAATACCACGGTTTTAAAATTCAAGCTCTACTAACCTCTCAATCTTTTTCTCCGTAATCTCTCCCGTCAAACGGTAAGAATTTATAAACAGGGCAGGTATCCCGTCAATATCAAGCGCCTGCGCCTCATCCATGCCCTGATTCACAAGATCAGTGGTCGCGCGGGTTTCTACACAGCGGTTGAATTCTTCAAGATTAAGCCCTAATTCTGATGCTATTATACCATACTTCGACGCAGATGCTCGCAGATAAGACGCAGATTCACGCAGATCGTCGTTCATGACTTCGTCACGGGTCAATTTATCTATAAATTCCCAAAATTTACCTTGATTTTGCGCGCAACGGGCGGCAAGGGCGGCGGGGCGGGAGGCAGGATCTAAAGGATTCGGGAAATCTTTCCATACCAGATGCGCAGATGGTCGCAGATAAGACGCAGATTCACGCAGATCGTCGCGGATATACGCAGATATTTGTTTCACCGCATCGCGGCACACTTCAACCACATGGTCGCAAAATAATACGATATTGACTGGTTCGACACCCCCCTCTTGCATCTCCCCCCTTTCTAGGGGGGAGGATATTGCTGGCAACACCGGGTCAGTGGGCAATACCGTGGGCGCAAACGGCGTATCTTCGCGCAGAGGCGCTAAAGGTTTAACCAGCGTGATGAGGGGGTCGCTAAAGGTGCCTTGCGCGAAACTGTCAGAGGCAAGCTCTGACGCTACATTTTGATTTTGGACTACTCTCTCTTGTTGATCGTCTTGAGACGACACAATGAACCCGAGCGCGCTCTTCCCAACTGCAAGCGCTCCCAAACCAAGGACGGCGAGAGAGAACAGCGTAATAGTGAGCGTGCGCGGGTGTATTTTCATAACTTTAAATCTCAAATCCTCACCGCTCAGGCGGGATCCCGCATACCTTAGATAAAATAATTCAAAGTGCGGGACAAAGTTTAAAGCTCAAATGGATGACAAAACTGCACTAATGTCATCCCGGGCTTGACCCGGGATCCAGAAATAACAATAACACTAAAAATCATCAGAAAGATCTTTCCATCCTGGATTTACCTCCTCAATCAAACGCAATTTCCACGCCCGTTTCCACCGTTTCATTTGTTTTTCCCTCGTGATTGCCGCATAGATATCAGAAAATTCTTCATAGTACACCAGTGTATGTACGTGATATTGCCGGGTAAATCCTGGTACCGCTCCCACCTTATGCTCATCTACTCTGCGTCTAAGGTCGTTCGGTACTCCAACGTACAAAGTTCCGTTTTTCTGACTCGCCATGATGTACACGTAATAACTCTGCATGATTTTTGTTTATTTTTTCTGGATTCCTGCCTGCGCAGGAATGACAATGACTGAAAATTGAACATTGAGAATTGAAAATTTCCACACTGTTCTGCTTCTATTTCAGTCTAATGCGATACACTTTCTCAAACGTTTCCAAGAAAAGCGAAGAATTGTCGGGCGTAAGGTAGAGCTTCCGCACATCCTTGATAGTCTGCACTCCTTCTTCCACCGGCACCGCAAGGCGGCGATTGATGCCATTGCCCAAATCGGTGCTCCATACGGTATATGTAATCCCCCGCGCGGATTCAGGCACGAGTCCCGCCCCTGAGGGAAGCTCATCAGGCACGGCGCAATACACGGTCACGCTGTCCTCTCCAAAAGCGCAGCGATCCACCCATGTGGAGAGCCCGAGCGCATATTGGCGCGCGCCCGTCCGGTCGCCCCCGACATCCGCCACCCAGAGCATAGGCTGGTACCCCGCGCCCGCAAGAGTGGTGGAATAGAGCACTCTTCTGCCGTCAGGGGACCAAATACCGGAGAAGCCAGACCCTTGCACCTCAAGCGATTTAAAATTCTCTCCCTGCATACCTATGAAAAATACTTCTTCGCGGTCAATGCCAGTCGGCTTATGGTACGTGGCGACTACTTTGTAATCCGGAGACCATTGGGGAGCGACCAGCATACCGCGGTCGCCGGTTGCCTGTACCGCTTGGGCGCCGGTCCCGTCCACATTGGAAACCACGATCCAATTATCCCTTGCGCTGCCCGTCTCCAGCTTGTAAGAAATGGCTCCCCCGTCCGACCTGAAAGACGGCGCGGTCAGGTCTTTGGGGAGCACGGCCGTTTTTTTGGTGGTAAAATCATAATACACATTCGATCCGTCTTCATACTCTAATATAGCGCTATCGCCTTGCGGCGCCCACACCACCTCTGAAACGCCTGGGAAAGATTCGTTCGCAAGCAGCCGTTTTCCACTGCCGTCGGCATTCACGCGGTAAAATTTGGTATCGGTCGGATTATAATAGCTCAAGCCTCCGCTGGGGCTCACGTCAATATTCATAGGAAACCCTTCCACTACCGCCTCTGTGCGCGTTTCCCTGCCGCGCGCCACGTCGTCAACCACGGGCCGATAGCCGGTGCCTGTTGTCCCCCCTGTGGGTTCTCCTCCGCCTTCAATGGGTAATCCCCCTTCCACAGGTTGCCGCACTAGCCCTCCGGGTCCTTCGCCCGCGCGCGGCAGCGCGCCCACGCCGCCCTCTGGCGGTTTTACCCCGGGCACGTTAAAAAGCCGGAAACGCCAACCAATAAAAAGAATAATGGCGGCAGTGCCGATGATGCCGAAAATAATCAAGCCGACGCCGATGAGGAAACGAATGTTAAAACGAGGCATATTCAATTGATAAATTCCAAATCCCAATGTCCAATTTCCAATAAAATCCCAAGCCCCAATTCACAATTGGATATTTGGATTTTATTTGACATTGGGATTTGGTCATTGGGATTTCCCGGCATTAGCCGGGAAGTTTCTTCTCCTCTGGCTTTGCCGGGAGCTTAGTGGCGATCTCGGAACGATACCAGATATAAAAAACGGAAAACGTCAAGATCGGCAGAAAGCCAAGCAGCGGCACACAGTCAATTAATGTGGGCAAAAGCGACTTTATAATCCGATCCGCAAATTCCATATTCTTGCGGCCAAGATAAAAAAAAGTGCAAAACCCCCACACCACTCCGATAATCCAAGTTAAAACCTGACCCAATGAAAGCGTTCCAATGTCAATCAAATCCTTGACAAGCGCCAATGATATCAGGAATCCCCACATGAATGTCGAATGATCTTTCGCTTGTATCCCCTGCTGTTTTTTTTTGCGCTTCAAAAACGCTTTCGCTTTATTCTTTAACCCCTTTTCTTTTTTCCATGCCTGCCGCTGCTTGTCATTCAAACGCTTGAAAGCCGCCTCTCTCTCCGCCATCATGCCCATGCCGCGATTGATTCCCACCCCGCTCTTTGCCAAGGCTCCAAAATTTTTTCCTAATACACTTCCCGCATTCCCGCCCGCTAATATCCCCAAAGCCCCCACTCCCAGCCTACGTCCTAAACCGCCCTGAGCCATACTAGCCACCCTCTTTTCGTTCTGCTTATCACGCGCAAGCTTCTGCGCATACTGCTGTTGTTGTTGTTCCTTATCGCGCTCTGCCTTGCGCTGGCGCATATTATCCAGAAATCCCTGCTTTTGACCTTCCGGCTGGCGTTGTCCGGTCGCGGCGTATTGCCTATCATCTTTATTCTTCGCTTGCGTGCCGCCTGCTCCGCCAACAAATCCCCCACTACCAGAGAAAGCACCTCTCCCTTGATACGCATCCTTCATTGCCTTCTTCATTGCTTTGCTGGGAATATTCGATTTTGCTTCCGTATCGGCCATACCAGTATTATTAGTTTTTTACCGCCGCACATGATGGTAATATTCAATCCGTAGCGTCGGAGCTCGTCTCCGACATCCGTGGTGGCAGACAAGCTGCCACGCTACAATTCCGCGGTTTCAGTCTGCAAGACTGAACCAACTTCTGCAAGACTGAACCAACGTTGGTCATTCTGCGTTAATCTGCTTCTACTTGCCGCCAATAGGCTCCTGACACCTTCCACATCCCTTCTTCTTTCGTCATGCGTAAATCAAGTTCCTGATAAAATACCTTTGTATTTCCTCCTGTCCCCTGCATTTGGACACGCTGGGTAGTAACGACATAAGACGCCGATCCTTGACTCGGATCAAATTGCTGTTCCTTCACGTTCAGCGCCTTCGTGCGCACTCCAAGATATACCGATGGGTCTGCCTGTGTAACAATCTGCGCGCGCTCTTGTGAGAGCGCATACGTTTGCATTGCCGCCGTCATGAAGGGAAGGAGCGTGCGGATATTGGAAACGTCCTGCTGGTTCGAGTAGCTGCCCCACCGTTCCGCAAACACACTGCTAAGCTGGAGAAGATCGCTCTTCAATTGCACTAAAGGATCAGGAGGCGGCGCAGGAGCGCGATTGGCGGCGGGCGCGGGAGCAGCGTTTGATGCGGGCGTGGGGGTGGGGGATGTTGCCTGCGGAGCTGCGGGAGAAGGCTGCTTTTGCACCGATTCAATCAATGCTTTCGTATCGGAGGGGGGAGGCGCAATTGTTCTGCGTGCAACAAAAAAGTACGCAAAGGCGGCAATCAATACAAAGCTGGAAAATATTAGCAATAATTTAATTTTAGAGGACATACGGTACGATATATAACATAACATTCAAGATTCATTTTAATTTTCAATTTCAAATTATTCAGTCGGCCTCTTCACTTGTCATCCCCGACTAGGTCGGGGATCCAGAAAAAACAATAACATTAAAAATCATCAGAAAGATCTTTCCATCCTGGATTTACCTCCTCAATCAAACGCAATTTCCACATACGTTTCCATTTCTTTAATTGTTTCTCTCGCTGGATGGCAATTTTTATATCAGTGTATTCCTCATAGTAGACCAGCAAATGTATGTGATATTGTTGGGTAAATCCCGGTATCAGTCCATTCTTATGCTCATCTGCTCTGCGTCTAAGATCGTTGGTTACCCCAATGTACAACGTCCCATTTTTCTGGCTTGCCATGATGTACACATAGTAACTCTGCATGATTTTTGTTTATTTTTTCTGGATTCCTGCTGGAGTTTATCCCGTACCGCGATACGGGGCAGGAATGACGAGATAGGGTGGATTCCTGTAGGAGTTTACCTCGTACTGCGATACGGGGCAGGAATGACAGCGATTTGTGAACCCCTCCCTGCGGCAGAGACCGCAGGGCATCAGGTCTTACGGCAAGGATGGTTATCATCCCTGTGGCAAAGACCACAGGGTATTCACGTAAATAAATTAGCATTGAAAATTTATCGATCGTTGGCTACTTCCCTGCAGCAACGGCCGGCGCTCCTTCCTGCTCCAGCGTCTGGTTAAACTGGCGCTTTGCCTCCTCGATTTCCAAAAGCTGGCGCGGGTCAGAGGTGATGATCTGGTCTTCTGTATAGGAGGCAACCACCTTGATGGCCGCGTGCTTGCTGCCCGCGAAGAAAATGCCTTCGCCCACGCCGCTCTCGAGCAGCAGATACCGCTCGCCCTGGGTGAGCAAGAATACTTTCGACACCGCATCCACGGCAGAGGGCGATTGACGGAGCAGTATCTGGAGCCCGGAATTATTTACAATCGCCTGTCCATAGGGTGAACCTAAAAAGTCGTTCACATCCTGCGTAATAGTGGTCAAACCCAGGTAGTATTTGCGGCAACGCTTTGCCAAGGCGTAGATGAATTTTGCCGAATCCTCATGCTGCATGAGCCACCATGCCTCGTCGATCACGAGAATGCGCTTCTTAATGGAGGAACGGACGACATTCCAGATGAAATTAATAATAGTATAAATCGCCATGGGCCGCAGTTCATCTTCGAGGTCCCGCACCGAGAACACCACGAGCTGGTTATTGAGATTGATGTTCGTGCGATTATTGAGAAGCCCCGCAAACGTGCCTTCAGTGTATTTTTTTAGGCGCAGCGCCACGTCATCACCGCCCTCCATGCCGCGCAAAATGTCTTCTAGGTCTGAAAGCACCGGCATCTCCGCGTGAGTAAGATCCGAAGAAGGGGTAATATCCTTTTTCGCATACGTCTCAAGGATTGCGCGGTCGAGGAGCGAATCTTCCTGATGCGAGAGCTCCCCAATCATGATCCGGATAAGCCCTTTCAAAGTGATCACCGCCGAGCGGATGATGTCGCCCGCCTTCAAATCTTCTCCTATGGCGCGAGGAAGGTCAAAAGGATTAATCTTGCTGTCGGAATTCAGGGAGATATTGATATAGGTGCCTCCCACCGCCTGCGCCAGATACTGGTATTCTCGCTCTGGGTCAATAATGATAATCTCCGTGCCGAACATGAGCGAGCGCAGGATTTCAAGCTTAATGGCATACGACTTGCCCGCGCCTGATGTGGCGAAGACTACCATGTTTGCATTAGGGAGCGAAAAACGGTCAAAAAGGATGAGGGAGTTATTATGGCGGTTGATACCGTAAAGGACGCCATTGTCGCTCGAGAGTTCAGAAGAGACGAAGGGGAAGGATGACGCGGCAGGAGAAGTATTCATATTGAAACTGACGCCCAGCTCGTCTATTCCCAGAGGCAGCGTTGAATTAAATCCCTGCTCCGCCTGCCACGTGGCGCGCCGGGTAAATACCAGCTTCGATCCGATAACGCTTTCTACCCTCTCCGTAAGCCTGTTAAGCTCCTTTATATTTGATGAGTATAAGGTGATATACAGCGCGCATTGGAAGAAATGCTCCGTTCCTTGCGTAATATCGTCCCGCAATTTTTCAATATCCTGGAGCGCAGTCTCCCGCACCGGGTCGCGAGGCGCCCCTTTCTCCCTGTCAGCAGAAAGCTGCGCTTCCAGCACCCCCACCTTGTTCCTCAATTGTTTTAAGATAATCTCTGGCTCTATGGGATAAAAAAATATTCCCACGTCAAAAGTGGCGCTCATGTCAATAATAGGCTCAAACCACCCCACCGAGACATAGCGAGGATATGTCACCACGAAAAGCGTGCGCACAAACATACCCCCCAGCTCCAAATGATCTGACTGCACCCGGAGGGAAGAAGGCGCGATAAAATCGCGGATAGATACGGTCCCCTCGCGATACACCTTTTCCGCGCGCAGGAGCTCCTCGGAGGGAAGCGCTGTTTTTTCAACCCGCGACACATCCGCATTCGCTTCCTGCGCAGGACGGGGCGCTTTCGCCGATTGAGATCGTTTCTTTAAGAAGTTGAACATATATGCGCTGAATGACGCTGACCGTCACGCTTGCCTTAATCGCGGACTAACGCGGAAAATCGATGTCAGCGTGAGTCCGCGTAACGTCTGCGTACGTCTGCGTTTATTCCTCCACCTCCATCTTCCCTATCTCCGGCGCCTTTTCGCTCACTACCACCTCTGGATTATAGGTCGCATACAAAAGTTCTATAAGCGACTGGGTATCAAGCTCCACCGAATTAAGGCCAATCGCCTGCAAACCGCCTTTCAGGTGCGCCACATTCCTGTCTAGGCTTGAGCGGTACTGGCGGAACTTTTCCTCTTTCATCTTTATCACCTTGGTTAAGGAAAAAGTTTCCGACATGCGCGTGACCAAACTTTTCTGTTTGTCGGAAACCGGATTATACGGCACTACGACATAAAACCGCTTCGATACGATAGCGCCAAGGCTCACCAGCTCCGTGATGAACTGCCGATAATCTGCCATCTGTATGCGAAGGAGATCATTTGACTGCTCGCGTTCGCGCTGTTTCAAATCGTCAAGGTAGGTATCAATGATGAACCGGCGCGACTGGATGATAATTTGCACTGAAAAGGAAAGGGAATTAAGAAATGAAATATACCCTTGCACGGTGGCAGCCTGCTCTTCGGGGGATTTGAGCGCGAAGTTTACTGACGATACCAAAAGAACGGAACGCAAACTCCCGTCTCTTAAAATAATGGTATCTTCACGAACCTCCGCAATGGGCAGATACCGCTGCGTGGAGGGCGGATGGGTCTTTTTTTTGCTGACACCTTGCTGAAAAGGCATAGTGCTATAAATCCCTTAGTAGGCAATTCCGAACCCTAAATTTATAAATATTAGAATTTTCAATGCTCAATTTCCAATTTTCAATCAATGTCTCAATGCCGCAATTTTCAAACGTTTGATAATTGTTTCATTGAAAATTAAATGAAAATTGAGACTTGAAAATTGAAAATTATCAATTAGGATTTTTCTTGCTCTGCCTCATAGACCCCTCCGGTATCTACCTCAAGCGCAAGTTCAGCGAGGCGCGTGCGGCTAAAACGCCGGTGAGGCTGCTCAAGCACTGCGGAGAGATCCTCGCCTTGAGGCGCCGCTTCTAGACCTTCAGCGTCAAATTTGTTCCATACCCGCAAGGAGGGCTTCATGCCGAGCTGAAAAACGGAAAGGAGAAAATGATGGAAATACCGACCGTTCACCTTATAAAACCCAAACACACCTACCATCGCAAAGGTGAAAAGCGCAACCAGGATAAACAGGGAAATATCAAACAGCTTATAACACACGACGAGGAAGAGTCCTGCCACGATCATCATGATGAACTGCCGCGTGGTGATCGGCCCGAGGATTTTATCTTCCACGTCGATAAATTGAGGAACGACGAATTGATCCATAAACTTTGATAAATCCTAAACTCTCTCGCTACGCGAGATCTGGCGTAGCCAGATAAATCCGAAATCTCCCGCCCAGACGGGATCCCGCAAACATTAAATTAAGTAAATTCATAGTGCGGGACTAAACAAATACAAACAGTAAAATTCAAAACGCGATTTGTATTTTTGAACATTTGGGCTTGTTTAGAGTTTCGTGCTTAGGATTTAGAATTTCTCATATTAGTATGCCAGTTTTCGGTTAATGTCCGCAATAGCGTCAAATTCTTCTTTGGTAAATACTGGGTGGTTTTTCTTCGTATGCTCTTCAATCACGTGCGCCACATCCATACCTTTCTCCAGACTTTCTGCGCCGACCACCAAATAGAGTTGATGAAGAGGTGAGGACTTCCACGCCATCAGCCCCTCGTTTCTCTTCAAGAGAGATTCATCGGCGAGCAATTCTATCTTTTCCACCACTTTTGACGCCATCATGGATACCGTCGTGCCTAAACGGCGGAAATCCTCTATTGTCATGGTCTTGAGTTCGTCGATGGGTCCCATCACCCTACGAAGGGTACGCACGTCAGTGACCGTGGGGCGCAATTCCGCCGTTGGCATCTTAGGAGGCGGCGGAGGCGACGACGGCGCAAGAGGGATTCTTGATTTTTGATTTTTGATTCTAGATTCTTCAAGCTGGTACGACGGATGGATGAACGGCCGCGGTTCCTTGACAATGAGCGGCGGCGGAGGTGGAAGCGGTTTTGGAGGAACCACTTCAGTTTTCACTGGTGTTAGGATTGGCGGAGTGAGATGGAAACTGGCAAGGGCAGGCGTCACCTTAACCCCCCGCACCTCATCTTCAAATGCGGGCCTCCGCTCTTCTATAAGCTGCAGGAGCGTATTCGCGGACGCATTGTCCATATTCACGCCTCCCAAATTCCGCGGCCGTGTGAGCGTCTCTTTTGTTTCAATAAGATCCCTAATGTCTTTGAGCCGGGAAACTATCACGCGGGCGAGCCGAGGCTGGACTTCTGCATCAACCACAAGACCCGAAGCCTTTAAAATCTCATCAGCCTTTTTACTCGCAAGCTCATGAATCTTCTCGATGCGGTCTTTATCGCCCGTC
It encodes the following:
- a CDS encoding thioredoxin domain-containing protein; the encoded protein is MKIHPRTLTITLFSLAVLGLGALAVGKSALGFIVSSQDDQQERVVQNQNVASELASDSFAQGTFSDPLITLVKPLAPLREDTPFAPTVLPTDPVLPAISSPLERGEMQEGGVEPVNIVLFCDHVVEVCRDAVKQISAYIRDDLRESASYLRPSAHLVWKDFPNPLDPASRPAALAARCAQNQGKFWEFIDKLTRDEVMNDDLRESASYLRASASKYGIIASELGLNLEEFNRCVETRATTDLVNQGMDEAQALDIDGIPALFINSYRLTGEITEKKIERLVELEF
- a CDS encoding GIY-YIG nuclease family protein; its protein translation is MQSYYVYIMASQKNGTLYVGVPNDLRRRVDEHKVGAVPGFTRQYHVHTLVYYEEFSDIYAAITREKQMKRWKRAWKLRLIEEVNPGWKDLSDDF
- a CDS encoding GIY-YIG nuclease family protein, which produces MMQSYYVYIMASQKNGTLYIGVTNDLRRRADEHKNGLIPGFTQQYHIHLLVYYEEYTDIKIAIQREKQLKKWKRMWKLRLIEEVNPGWKDLSDDF
- a CDS encoding ATP-binding protein; translation: MFNFLKKRSQSAKAPRPAQEANADVSRVEKTALPSEELLRAEKVYREGTVSIRDFIAPSSLRVQSDHLELGGMFVRTLFVVTYPRYVSVGWFEPIIDMSATFDVGIFFYPIEPEIILKQLRNKVGVLEAQLSADREKGAPRDPVRETALQDIEKLRDDITQGTEHFFQCALYITLYSSNIKELNRLTERVESVIGSKLVFTRRATWQAEQGFNSTLPLGIDELGVSFNMNTSPAASSFPFVSSELSSDNGVLYGINRHNNSLILFDRFSLPNANMVVFATSGAGKSYAIKLEILRSLMFGTEIIIIDPEREYQYLAQAVGGTYINISLNSDSKINPFDLPRAIGEDLKAGDIIRSAVITLKGLIRIMIGELSHQEDSLLDRAILETYAKKDITPSSDLTHAEMPVLSDLEDILRGMEGGDDVALRLKKYTEGTFAGLLNNRTNINLNNQLVVFSVRDLEDELRPMAIYTIINFIWNVVRSSIKKRILVIDEAWWLMQHEDSAKFIYALAKRCRKYYLGLTTITQDVNDFLGSPYGQAIVNNSGLQILLRQSPSAVDAVSKVFLLTQGERYLLLESGVGEGIFFAGSKHAAIKVVASYTEDQIITSDPRQLLEIEEAKRQFNQTLEQEGAPAVAAGK
- a CDS encoding TraC family protein, which gives rise to MPFQQGVSKKKTHPPSTQRYLPIAEVREDTIILRDGSLRSVLLVSSVNFALKSPEEQAATVQGYISFLNSLSFSVQIIIQSRRFIIDTYLDDLKQREREQSNDLLRIQMADYRQFITELVSLGAIVSKRFYVVVPYNPVSDKQKSLVTRMSETFSLTKVIKMKEEKFRQYRSSLDRNVAHLKGGLQAIGLNSVELDTQSLIELLYATYNPEVVVSEKAPEIGKMEVEE
- a CDS encoding PrgI family protein, yielding MDQFVVPQFIDVEDKILGPITTRQFIMMIVAGLFLVVCYKLFDISLFILVALFTFAMVGVFGFYKVNGRYFHHFLLSVFQLGMKPSLRVWNKFDAEGLEAAPQGEDLSAVLEQPHRRFSRTRLAELALEVDTGGVYEAEQEKS